Within the Pangasianodon hypophthalmus isolate fPanHyp1 chromosome 19, fPanHyp1.pri, whole genome shotgun sequence genome, the region GATCTTCATTTTCTGTTAAAGAAATCTCATCATTCAACAAATATGGCTGAAGCTGTTTTGGTCTGCTCATTTTATTCCTCAAATAAAGGTGAATAATTAGACAGCTTGAAATTGCCCGAATTGTAGTACGTACTCTAATTTGGAAAAGAGGCCCAATTAGGCATCTTATTCTGTAGAGGTTCCTATTCTTGTTCTTGGTTGTGAAGAGCAGCCGATCCCATGTAGTTATTGGGAATGGAGGCAGATAAATTCAGAGATAGTGtcatattatcattttatttttttttcagctttttgtttttaatgtttttccttatgtcctaatattttttgtcatgttttataaaGAGGCAAACTAGTGATGGAAATTTGGACAGGGAGCttttggagaaaataaaattaccCCATGGACCTCGATTCCCTTCAGCTACAACTTCAGTTGTTCCACCTTCACCTACCTCACCATCTTCTGCCTCACCACCGCTGCCTAACTGTCCACCTACACCACCATCAGCTCCATCTTCACCTGCCTCATCATCGTCTGCTTCACCTCCACCTACCTCACCTTCTTCTGATCCTCCTTTGCCAGACATCATAGCACAATTAAAGGCAGAAAATGAAGCCCTCAAAATGGAATTAGAGaatctaaaaacaaatgttGTCAGTCgtaagtgtttattaaaataattccaaatatttatttatatatatatttataagtttGCCCTTATTTAAAATCTCAATTTTTGAACTGTTTTGCTCCCTAGAAATGCCAAAACTCCTCAGTATAATGTGCAAGCTGGGGGAATGGCTTGAAGGGAAGGAGCAGAGCCCACAGAAACAACTGGCATCACCTTCCACCATACAGGAAACTGTGAGTATGCTGTTTGCCTAAccactactgtagtaacagctgTATCAGCAAGGTCTCCAAGGATCTGTTCACCATACATGTGAACcaaaagttaaatatttaaaccttATTCAGAATACACAATCAGTGTTTAATATTAGGGCtgggtaaaatatatattttcaaatatcGATGTCTCTATTTTAACATAGAACGTGAACAGATCATCTCTTCCTCTATCTTCAATACCAGTTACGGGCAaaagtgtgaaataaacatgaattGAATACCAGaaggtatataaataaatacaggacAATTTACTGAAATGAATCCTGGCTCATGTAATTGCTCAATCAGTTCTTTAACCATGCTTCAAAGACGCCAACAACAGCTTCAACAAGATGTCATATAACGTCACATTTCCCTTATTAAAACCATATTTAATGACCATAAACTCGTTAATCAGCTAGAAAAAAGAACTCTGGAGAGGagcattttgttaaatatatgcAACATATCACACATTTATTGTAATGTTTCTTGTTCTTCAACATTTaatgtatgtttaaataaatgtttttataatgttataaaggTTTACATTTCAAAAAAACATACTTATGTAAAGATAGTATTGTaactttaatattataaaaacctccttgtgtatttatttataattaagtgTTTGTATACAAATCAGTAAATTTTTAGctttaatattacaataatgtAGTACCAACTGACTATATTTTACAGTAGTAGTTGAGAGAGTTTTTTCCTTGAGAAAATTTGCCATGTACCTTATATATATCCAAAATAATCACTATTGAATCGAATCggaaatcaaattgaattgtgAAATTTGCGTCAATAACCAgccatatttaatatattaatccTTGAAACATTCTAATCTGGctatgttttcatgttttaatgaTCTATATTTGATTCTTAACATCTAAAGGAAACTTCTGATCCATACCACAGCATTTTCATAGCTACACAAGGCTTTCTGGTGCAACATCTCAGACAAATAGAGaccatttctaaaataaaattctttgaCATTGCACAACGCTGTCGTGACTGGTTAGGTTGAAAACtcaaggaaagaaaacaagaaaataatattttgagacAGCATTGAAATTCCTTTTAGAAGAAACTGTTTATTTGACACAAAGTTAACCAAGTACAattgttttaacttttcttAACTGCAGTTCATGTATTTTCACCATAGACCATGTggttgtaaaaatgtaaactacATACTACATTATATAACTGTAACCGTTTGAATTAAATTGTCCACTTATTCATGATAATAAGTTGGCGAACCTGTCAAACTAGCGCTTAAAAGACTACAGAATTTGGCCTAGGATTTCAGAAATTGTTTAGGATTTTCGAAATTTGTCTGAGACAGCCAAATCTTGGCCAAAATCGCACAGTGTGCATTGAGCTCAGAGACACAACTTAAAACGcaccttcattttgttttgtaaacatTTCCCCCTTTATGCTTCAacctttgtttgtttattggttaTTATTTGTCATATGTTAATTGTCATTTCTGTATGATCTGTGATGTCTTGATATCTTGCTTTATAAAATGTCCTTAGGTCCTTGAAAggaactatataaataaaacattattattattattattatttagtaatagtagtagaagtagtattagtaatagtatAGAAAGTATGTAATGCAACACTATATTGTATCAGGCCCCCTAAAAACTTTTTGTTAaagcaatgttttatttattaatatcactttaataataatgcatgctTGTTCTCTCCCCACAGCTTGAAATTCACCCAGGCTCAGGAGTTTGtgtgacaaaaaaatgtgttctggtcAGCTAGCCATGCAAACAGCCCCACTACCATGGCACGGATGCTTCTCCTTGGAGTATTTGATATTGAGACACTTCTAAAGAGCAATCTCAGAGGTATGTAATTGGTCATAgtaggggtgggcgatatgaccaaaatcttatatcatgatatgagtaattttatattatgataattatatatatcatgatatagtTTAgtcttttaatatgttttttagatattaaaatCTTTGATACCATAGATTTTTCATAATTCTTATCACCAGtgtcaatatcacacacacacacacattatatatatatatatatatatatatatatatatacaaaaaacaaaagtgattTTCTCTCACTGCTGTTTGATTAACCTGAATGACAAGACAATAGCAATATTAGGTAACTTCCCCTTTAAGAGCGAAGTCCGGATCCAGTATACTGTTACACATGCGTTTGTGTTTCAATGGATTAAAATCACTTGTGTTTAAACTGCAGTGCTTAAAAATGTGTGCAAACGTTAATTTGACCACGCGCACATCAGCGTGAAGTGAGCGCATAACCGCGATAGAGACGATAGTCCAAAATCTCTACCGGTTGACAAATTTCTACCGGTTAATCGTTTCTACCGGtatatcgcccacccctaggttattgtgtgtatgtgtctgtataGGATAAGTCTTTGGATAAGGGGTgaaaatcaaaaaataaaactacccTAGTATAGTAATTCTGgcatatttacagatatatgtacactcatttacattgaaatatgatgctttataaataatttgagTTTGACTATTTACACTATACTGATTTTACTGAAGCAGGCTGTCCAAGAATTAGgttgaaaattttaatttatgtttgaGTAGTTAGATATGAGTGGAGTTAATTCTGATTTTGTTCTAATGTCCATTATGTTGCTCTTTCTTAGGTGGCAAGTCCAAAAATGCAAGCCCTGGGGAAACAAAAGTGGCCTTGGACAGAACAAAAATTGATGCAATAATTAGTATGTACATCACTTGGTTAATTgggctcatttttttttttacagttgtgTTAAACCAAATGTGACAATAAAACCATCAGAATTTATCAGTTTCATCTTGGTGTATCAGTGTGATGACACTTTACACCTGGTTCTGAATAATGCCTAAATTTCAGAAACATTCAGTTTATCTACCTAACGAAGTACGTCCTGTGTTAATTTAGTGTGTTTTAGGTGATTATAATTTGAATGtccttaaataaatgttttaaaactaaaatgttcAGTTTTAACTAAACATAATCAGTTCAATAGTTGTGTGTTTAGTAGTTTTCTAATTTTGCCCAGCTTAAcagtttttctctttaaattaaaacagttttaataaagttttaatgttttaactgttttacTGTATTACTTCTTTTTTGCTAACTGCACCGTTTACCGTATAGGGCTTAGGCATGCCATGTGCATTGCATTGCAAGTGTGTAAGTACCTGTCCATaacctatatttaaaaatatgtaagaaatTTATGAAagcatgtttattacatttgtttAGTTTACACCATACAttcatgcaaaatattttgcaaTTCATATACCTAATATAAGAACATAACATACATTCCAAATATATGTGCAcacaatgtttttatatatgacatttatatattccatttacatttatcaaaaatatattttgtatatatatttcattttaaatgtaaaatatatactaagactatataaaaacatacattagggacatatatatgtaacatgtatgtaaGCAATATGCTATGCATATATGTGTAATttgtatattaaacatttaagaaagaaatatatgtcatatatatTGATAATTATATATGTGACATATATATGTCCCTAATgtattatacatacataaacatatatatttatatgggcTAGTTTTATATGTCAATATATGAGATTGTTCCATTTTCTAATAGGTTTTATATATGGGcagatatatatgtacatatatgttttCACTTTCTATGtgcatatatttaatatatgtatatttcatatgtgtacatatatcaCATTTCCGTTTGGgccctctcaaggtttcttcctcatatcatctcggggagtttttccttgccactgtcgccactggcttgctcattagggataaattctcagtatttttgtgaatccatttatttctgtaaagctgctttgtgacaatgtccattgttaaaagcgctatacaaataaaattgaattgaattgaattgaactgcaGGAGCAGCTGGTGCATGTGGCTGAACAGTATAGAAATATACTATGgaaatactatactatactattatatactataatatgGAAGCGATCCACTCAAAACCGATGCCAGCATAAAAAGGTAAGGCAGTTTTTTGCCATTAGAATATTGGTTTTGAGTGGTTCGCTTGTGGGTTGCCCGTGGCAGCTTAAGCACTTGTAAAAGGCTGCTCCAGATGACCTACAAATAACCGAGAGTGGGGTTTCGATGTCATGCGCATGCGATGAATGGCTTTACTGTTAAGTGGGCTTCGATAGATAGCAGTAAAGCCTGTAAATAAGTATTGTCTTTACTGTTAAGTGGGCTTTGATAGATAGcagtaaacatgtaaataagTGTGAAAAGAGTGTGGCCAGTAAATAGCTCTGTAAGTTTTGGAAGAGAATTGATATGTGTGGCCAGTAAATAGCTCTGTAAGTGTAAAAAAGCTTGTTCATGTATCGACGATCTTGTTCATGTATCGACGATCTTGCAGATACCGCTTCTGGGGTGAGAGGCAGAAGGGGTGGGCTGCAAGGCTCTTGAGAGTAGTATATAgctgtataatactgtaaataagGTTTGGGTTGTTAAAGAGCTCTTCTTGCTCtggtttctgtctgtctctcattggTGTTCTATATGCTATCCCCAGTTTGGGGTTTCGGGTGAGTGATTGTCTGTGTGTCTTCCTTTTGAGtgctttttgtttgtatattGCTCGCTTCagcaagtgagtgagtgtgtgtgggagtgtgtgtgggtgtgtgtgagtgagagcaGCAGAGGTGAGAGTTGGGCTACACTCCTGGAATCCAATTTCAAAAAACACATCCCCATAGTCCTCTACATGATACCTAGTGTGTATGTATCCAAGTTTGGGGTgttcatgaaaaaataaactctGGGTTTGGCTGGATATTGGACAGGTATCTCTCCTGGACCATCACTTAAGTGTGACCTGGTAGAGACAGACGTGACCATATCACGCTGACCAGGGTGAGTGAATGATGAGCTCCGTAGATAAGGAGACAAGTTATGAATGATGAGCTCCAAAGTTTCTTTGGAGACTGTATGAATGTGGGAGCCAATCAGTAGCCCGGAAAAAGGAGTGTGTATgccagtgtgcgtgtgtgaccAATAGGTTAGTTCGGGGGCtgttgaggagagagagagaaaaaaaaagggggtttGAGGTTTTTGGGAGCTAATGGTCTCATAGAACAAAGATTTACATAAAATGACAGCCCAAATACATGGTCTGTAGATTATTTGGGTATTTGCCTGAATGCAGCCATTGTGATCCAGATAGCGAACTGCAATCTCTACTGGGTGGCATGTGAGTTTTTGTTGGGGGTCACATAACTCCGCTGTTAATTTTATGCTCTACGTATTGCGCCGTATAGTAGGCACTGTGTAAAAGGTCCGTGTGTGGACACTCTGCATAGTTTCTTAAGTACTTGGTGCCATGATTAATTAATATTGGAGGAGCAAAAGAGAGTAAGTGGGAGGGTGTTCACACTGTGAGAAAGTACTGAATGTGCCGTGCAATATATACAATTGCATTTTTGTCTAGGAGATATCTTGTGGTTAAGTGTGTCAGCTTATTGGATAAGGGTTAACTTTAAAACAGAGAGGTCTTGAGGTGGCTTGTAGGCGTCTTAAACATAGAAGCATTGTCCTGTGAGCAGGTTATGTATGCAATGTGGGCTTAGTTCAGAGCACTGTGTACAtatctgtttaatttaataggGAGTAGAAGGACTGACGTTTAGTAAAGACTATGGTGACTTGAAATACAGACTGCTCTCCTAATTCCTTAAGTAAAGCTCAGACTATAGAATCTCATTATGGCAACTACCCCTGTTGAGTTGTTAGGGAACAAACACCCTTTGTGTAAAGAACTCAtagtaaaagttttaaaaaaaatgggaaaagatAACCAGAGGCATGAACACAAACTGGCCAATTGAGGGATCATTTGATGTGTCTTTATGCATGGAGATGGAAACAGTAATCAGAAAGCATAAGTAAAAGATAACAACAAGAAGAGGGAAGCAATgaaagagatagaaaaagaaGTTGTCACTTTTCAAACGGGAAGGAGAGTCTTTATGGAAAAGCAtgaagcaagcaagaaagatgTTGAAAACTGATAGAAAATCAGAGGAGAAGTACACAGGAAAGAGAGTGGGGACTGGCATtgtgatagagaaagaaagggaaagccCTTAGACTGCTATCAGCAAGTAAGAGAAGTTATGCAAAGGGTGGGATAACAGTAGGCAGATAGCACATTGTGGGTCGGAGAGAATGGAGATGAGGAAAGACTGAGGCAAAGTAAAGGTGAAGAAATATGTGAGGAGATAGATAAACTAGAACGGCAGTTAAAAGAGACAGAAGAGCGGAttagacagcagaaaaaggcaGGCAGCAGTTAGGGAGGTATACCCATTAAAAAGAGAGCAAAAGGGAGTATTAGGTGGACAGTTGTATTGGGAGGAaatggaagaggaagagagaaccCTGTTAAGAGGTGCCTAAGCACGAGAGAGCAGCTCAGACATCAAAAATTATAGGCCAGGAAATTGCTTATATTAAGGGAACACATGGTCAGCATGTGCCCTGGGCCACACAGGATCTTGATGGGCTGTCATCTCCCCGACATCCATTGTGGAgcaaataaatggataaaaaattttGAGGACGAGATCGCTGGTAAATTGCTGGCAGTAGGAGACATAAAAGCATGATTAGCAAAAATCCTGGGAGGAGCTAAGATGGAAGAACTGCTTACAGCAACAAACATGAGAAGGGTTGTAGGCACTCCACAGAAGGATGGAATTGTGGTTGATCCAAGTCAACCAGCTCTGTGGTGGGCGCTAAGAAATGAGTACCCAGCCCAAGTGGACCCTAAAGCTCTAAAAGGAGAACAGCTGGGGGAAACAGAGAATCCAACCTCTTATGAGCAAAGACAATTGAAAAGGTGGTAACAGGAAACTGAAAGAGACCTGAAAGGTGATCCCCTAATGACCACAGTGTTCAGAAATGCTTTGATGGATGCCATGCCTCCTGCAGTATAAAACAAGCTTGAAAAAGTATTTGGTCTAAactctaaaacacacagagaattctgtgatcatgtGGCTCATGCAGTAGAGCACTTcgtgaaaaatgaacaaaaactcAGAGGgccagagagagacatacaacGAAAACTAGCACAACTCCAGCTTGAAGAATTAACAAgcaaagcaaagaaaataaCCCAGGCACTGgttaaaaccaaagaaaaagaggaagcagaATCTTCAGTGGCTCCTTTGAATGTGTGTCCCATTCCTGCTTCCCAATCAGCTCCACCAGCTGCTATGCCCAACCCACAGCAACCCCCAATGCCAGTCATTAACATGTATACACAAAGACTAAACCCTCAGGACTGGAACAGACAAAGGGGACAGAGAAGCAGTGGTGTGTTGGGGTTGTGAGCAAACTGAACATATACAAAAAGATTGCTCTATCAATCCATGGCAATGGCCTCCTGGGGGTAGAGGGGAGGAGAACTGGGCCCAGCCCTATCGAGAGCCTCCACAAGGCCCAGTAGACCCATGGGGGTGGGCCAAAACAGGGGTACTAGGGATGCCCAGAGAATCCTACAGTGGAGGGTCAGAATCCAATTTTAACAACTGATCCTGATCAAGAACCTATGCTGCAGGTTATTATAGAGGGAAAACGTACTCCTATGATGGTAGACACTGGAGCCACTTACACGTGTGTAAGTCCAAATTATGCCTCTCACTTCCCCATGTCTGGTAAATTTACAAAGACAGTAGGATTTTCTGGACAGATGCAGCTATGACGGCTCCAGTATGTTTACAAATGGTCTTTACCATTGTGACGCACAATGTGGTGGGGTATGTACCAGGACTCAGGAGCATCTTCCATTTCAGATGAGGACAACTTCTTGACATACCCAGCGTCAACTAGTTTCTGAATCTCTCTGGTATAAGTCTCTGCCTGTTGTGGGTTTTGAAAGAGTTTCCTTTCCCAACTGCGAAGACGGGACATAACTGCCTCTTTAGGAGTCTTGAGAGTGGGCCAGGGGTCTACATGGAGGAGAGGTGCTGCATATCATAGGACGCTATCAACAGGGGTTCTGATGGTTTGGGTCTCAAGTTGGTGCATTGCCTCTTGATCTTGTTTAGAACAAACTACAGCTTTCATGCTTCTCTGAGTTACTGCATCCAGCTGCCATAACTTCTGTACATTATGGTGGATGTCATCGGGGGGCACTTAAAGGAGATATAGTGAAAATGGGTAGAGAGAGAGCTAATGAGATCTCTCAGAGGACCCTACAGTTTCCAGCCTAGTCAGGTCTTGATTGCTACAGGAGCTCCCACGGGG harbors:
- the LOC117599677 gene encoding microtubule-associated protein tau-like, with protein sequence MMNMFALVEWKEETDNESWSIVPTSHIKNFDNNDFLDGLDDTSVYLIKWRGGLKKKPKGGWPLYEATVHKIAEKQCTLEKLMRTQRQSSPKLLSKRKCRPNPKFVEEETSNDGPSSPKKRQTSDGNLDRELLEKIKLPHGPRFPSATTSVVPPSPTSPSSASPPLPNCPPTPPSAPSSPASSSSASPPPTSPSSDPPLPDIIAQLKAENEALKMELENLKTNVVSQMPKLLSIMCKLGEWLEGKEQSPQKQLASPSTIQETLEIHPGSGVCVTKKCVLVS